A segment of the Aridibaculum aurantiacum genome:
ACATTTCCCTGGATAAACTGCACCAGCGCATAAACGATTACTATCCCGAGGATGATGGTCATGTCGCTGCCTTGTGCTACGGTAACCAATATGGTGATAGTGGTGCCTATAACATTTCCTATGAACGGAATGATCTCGAGTATGCCGCACAGTATGGCGAAGAAAAGAGCATTTTTTACACCGAGTAAAGAAAACCCGATACCATACATGATCCACAGGCAGAATATCATCATCCCTAGGCCGGTGAGATATTGTTGCGTTACATGAGCTGTATCCGTTATAACCTTATCAGCTTTTTTCTTTCGCTCCTGCGGCACCATTTGTAAAATTGCTTTTTTTACATGCGACCTGGAGTACATAAAAAAGAAAATGTAGACGATCATGATAATGGCATCTATAAAGAAGCCGGAGATTGATGAAAGGATTTTTCCTCCTGCACCACCAGACTGCTGTTGCTGTTTTTGTATCATCTCTTCCTGCTTCTGAGGAGTGACACCAAATGTTTTATCAATGGTATTCTGGAGATCTGAATAAGCTTTTTTAGCCTGTTGTTCAAGTTTGGCCTTGTCTTCCATTAGTTGATTTACCTGCCACGAAACCAGCGCCACAAGACCTGCAAAAACAGAAAGCAGGATAAGGATGCAGGCAATAGCTGCTATTGCCCTGTTAGCACCTATTCTTTCAAGCCAGCGGCTAACTGGTAAAAACAGCATTGATAAAACAGCAGCAAGCGTAAAAGGAATAAGAAATTGTTTGGCAAAATAGAGCCCTGCAAATATTCCGAATAAGAGTACGACTATAAGTACGGCTTTGAGCAGTGGTGGCAGCTTCATAAACTATTGAATTGTAAATCTTATGCCATACGTTTTTGGCTTTGTTTTTGCCTGTTAAGATTTCTTTAACACCTACAATCTTCCCAGATGAGAAAAATCTATGCTTTAGCAGTAGTTGCTATTGTATTGGTAGCCGCTGCGTACTTCCTATTTCCAGCCTTAAAACACACACCTACCGTGCTGGCTGATGAGAACAAAAAAGAAAAGTATGATGGCCCCATGGAAAGGGGTTTGTTAGAAATGCTTAAAACACAAGACCCTGCTTTGGGGAGGGTGCCAACAGAGCGGCTATGGACAGCAATGCTTCAAACTGAAGAAATAAAAGAGCAAGCAGCCGCCAGGCGGTTTTCAAGTTTATTTTGGGAGGAACGTGGACCAATTTTCGACAGTGTAGGCCCCAGCAATGGTAATACCAGGGGATCTGTTACTAGTCAACCGCAGCAGCCTGGTTCATTTACCAGTGGAAGGATAAGGGCGCTATTGGTAGATGCTGCAGACCCCAC
Coding sequences within it:
- a CDS encoding AI-2E family transporter, producing the protein MKLPPLLKAVLIVVLLFGIFAGLYFAKQFLIPFTLAAVLSMLFLPVSRWLERIGANRAIAAIACILILLSVFAGLVALVSWQVNQLMEDKAKLEQQAKKAYSDLQNTIDKTFGVTPQKQEEMIQKQQQQSGGAGGKILSSISGFFIDAIIMIVYIFFFMYSRSHVKKAILQMVPQERKKKADKVITDTAHVTQQYLTGLGMMIFCLWIMYGIGFSLLGVKNALFFAILCGILEIIPFIGNVIGTTITILVTVAQGSDMTIILGIVIVYALVQFIQGNVLEPLIVGAEVNINALATIIVLVIGDQLWGIPGVVLAIPLLGITKVICDNVEPLKPIGFLIGQEKKEKSGDMMNKVKGWFKNLKPST